The region ACGGCCTGGGGCTAGAAACCCTGGGCTTCGATCCGCGCCGTCGTGGCGGCGTGATTGTCCAATAAGGCGCAGTCCTGTGACTGCTCATCCCAGATTCTCGGAGAGTCAGGGATGACTATGGCCGGCGTTCCTTGTAGGCCCGAGCCCATTCTCGAAGTTCGAGAGGCGCGTGTGGCAGGATAAGCTGCGCGCGTTTCCGAATAAGGATCGGGTTGCTGTCCGCGTAAGGAATCGTAGAGTTCCATCCGCAGGTGCCTCGAGAGGAAGAACCATTGAAATCAACCATGACTGCCACCTTGCTGCGACTGGGCGACTCAACATCACGCAATCTGGAGTTCACGCACTGTCCCGACGTCTGGGTGAGCTACGGAGAAGAGACCATAACGGAGAGCAATCTTCTGGAAATCAGGCGGCGGCATCCAGAGCTTGTACGTATTCGCACCTTCCCGAAGCGCGAGGAAGCGAAGAGCGGAGCGGACTGGGAGTGGCACATCGTCGGGCGCAGGCGAACAATCAAGATGCAGGTACAAGCAAAGCGGGTGCAGCGCAACGGCGTCCTGAAGGTCAGACACAAAGTGAAATCGTCCGGCAGACAACAGCGCTGCCTTCTCATTTCCGGGGTCGGCCTTGCCGGAATGAAGCCGGTCTACTGCATCTACAGTACGGAACAACAGCGAACGATCTGGACACAGCCCAAGGGACGGCCAAGTTACCGGACTTTCCAGACTGGATGTTTGATTGCCGACGCGGGGGACGTGCCACTCTCCACCAGAAAACTCGATGAAGTCGAGCAGAAGTGCATACCTTGGCACTATCTGTTGGAACCAACCGTCTCGATGCAATGGAGGTGGGAAATCGCCGAGGTGGACTATATGCATCTCGTTCAGTTCGTTTCTGTCGCAAGTCGGCATGTGCCGCTTGCGGGGGACGATGAGGTAGTGGGACCACCTGAATCCTCGGGGTGGAACGCCCCTACGATCGATGACCTCAATCAAGACACCAGACGGTATTTCGATAGGACGGGGGTTGAGGAAACAACGGCAGAGGATAGGGCTAGGCTTGAGCCCGAGAGCGATAGCGGTCAACGGGTCTTTCGGTACGACGGCGAACGGCTCCGAGAACTAGGCATACGCCGCATGATGGTTATGGATATTCGCGGCAAATCGGAGACGGACGAGCAGACCGAATGGTAGGAGCCTGGATGACGCCACAACTTCGCTTGAGTGTCCAAAGCCGACGATTGGGCGTCGAGAGTCCGGCGGTCGACAAGTCCGACTACGTGGCTGCCTGCATGTTGGGTCGAACGGCGGTCATCGTTAGCGCGCACGACCAATTGTCCGGACGTGAGAAGGGGACGGTCACGTTCTCTCCGCTACGCCGGATCAAGAAGAAAGCTCATCTTCGCACCCACGAAATACCTGGATCGCGATTTCCTCCACAAGTACCGGATCGACTTCCAGCAGTTACCCTTTCAGATCTACAAGGCGATCGAGAGCCTGGAACAATGATCCTGAAGGAATACCAGAAGCGGACGCTGGCGACGGTCCAAGGCTTCCTTGAAGCGCTCGCGACGTGGCGGGAGAAGGACAGGGCGGCGCGAAGCCAGGACCCCGAATGGGGATTCGACTGGGTGGAGCGGGCATGGAGCAGGACTGTGGCCGGGCGGCCCTACCATCCCCGCCGCAACGGACTCGGCGAGCGGCTTCCCGCCTTCTGCCTCAAGATCCCCACCGGTGGCGGCAAGACGCTGCTCGCGACGCGGGTGATCGATCTCTTCAATGCGCACTACCGTCAGAGCCGGCGCGGCTTGGTGCTGTGGATCGTGCCCACGACGCAGATCTACAACCAGACACTCAAGGCGCTCAAGGACCGCGACCACCCGTACCGCCAGCAACTCGATCTGTCGTCGGGTCAGCGCACCCGAATCTTCGAGAAGACCACGGCTTTCGGTCCGCGCGATGTGGCCGAGAACCTCTGCATTCTCCTGCTCATGCTGCCATCGGCCAACCGGAAGACGAAGGACACGCTCCGGATGTTCCGCGACAGCGGGGCTTCGACCGGTTCTTCCCCCCGGACGACGATCCCTCCGCCCACGCCGAATTGCTGGAGGAACACCCCAATCTGGACACCTTCGACCAGACCACGGGCTTCTGGGGCCGTTACGTCAAGACTTCCCTGGGCAACACAATTCGGCTGCTGCGGCCGCTGATCATTCTTGACGAGGGACACAAGGCGTACAGCGTCAATGCGAAGGCGACACTCGAAGGGTTCAACCCCTGCATGATCGTCGAGCTCTCAGCCACTCCGGCCAAGGGCGCCAACGTGCTCGTCGAGATCCTGGGACGGGAGGTCAACGCCGAGGAGATGATCAAGCTCGACCTGCACATCCGCAACAAGGCGAGCAGTGACTGGCGCGACACGCTGCTGGAGTCCGTCGCACACCGCGAGACTCTTGAGGCCAAGGCACAGCTTTACGAAGCGGAGTCCGGGACCTATATCCGGCCCATCTGTGTAATTCAAGTGGAGAGAACCGGCAGAGAACAAAGGAAGCTCGGCTACGTTCACACCGACGATGTGCGCGACTACCTGCTCCAGCACCCGGGAATCGGCCCGGAGCACATTGCGGTCAAGACCAGCACGAAGGACGAACTCAAGGAGGTGGACGACGTTGGCGGCCTGATGTCCCGCGACTGTCCAATCCGCTTCATCATCACCAAACAAGCGCTGCAAGAGGGCTGGGACTGCCCGTTCGCCTACGTCCTCACCATTCTCACCAACCCGATGTCGAAGACGGGCATCACGCAGTTGGTGGGACGGATCCTGCGGCAGCCCTACGCACGCAAGACGGGAGTGCCCTTTCTTGACGAGAGCTACGTATTCTGCTTCAGCCGCCGGGGAAACGAACTACTGAAGGAAGTCCGGAAGGGATTCGGGCTGGAAGGGCTGCAAGGCCTCGAAGGGAGGGTCGTGTCCGATATCGGCGGGACGCGCCCGACGGAGAAACTGGCGACCCGGCAGTTGGCGCCGTATCGAGCGGCGGCGCGAGATCTCGTCCTTCCCGCCTTCATGATCTGGGATGTGGACGGCTGGCGTCTGGTCCACTACGAGGCGGACATCCTTTCGCGGTTGCCCTGGGACGACATCGACCTCTCGGCGCTGGCCAATCTGAAGCTGGACGAGGGGAAGGGCGAAGATGACCTGCTGCGGACGAACCTGACCGGCGAGGTACGTGTTCCCGTGCCGGAGGTGGCGAGCGGCACTTATCCCGGTAACCTCGAAGACCCTGACGACGCCGACTCGGCCAACGGCGGCGATCCGGTGGACTACTTTTTCGCGGCCAGCCACCTCCTGGACCTGGTTCCCAACCCGTGGCGGGGACGCGATCTGGCCCGGCGCACCTTTGAGGCCCTGCTTGAGCAGTATCCCGCCGAGCGCGTGGCCGCCAATCATGTCTTCGTCCTAGAAGAATTGCGCCGAACGGTCGAGATGGAACGGGACCGTCTGTCGCGCGAGGTCTTCCGTGATCTCCTGGAGTCGGAGACGATGCGTTTTCTGGTCGTCGCGGAGGATCTCGACTTCAATCGCCTTCCCGCCGAGATCGAAGTTCCGAAGGCGAAGCAGGCGAACCGGGAGGACGGCAGCCCCTACCAGCGCAACCCTTTCGACGTCGTCACGGAGGACGATCTCAACCAGTTCGAGAACAAGGTCGCGACCTACTTGGACCAGCAGGCGCGGCTCTTCTTCTGGTACCGCAACCGCGCCCGCAAGGACTATTACGTACAGGGATGGAGGCCGCGGCGGATCTACGCCGACTTCATCGTGACGCTGCGGGATGACGAGCCCGGGGCGGACGACGGATTCCGCCAGGTGTTCGTCGTGGAGACCAAAGGCGTTCACCTGAAGGGGTCGGAGGACACCGAATACAAGCGATCCGTCTTCGACATCTGCGGCGAGCACGCCCGGAAGGCCGATTGGGCCGAGTTCGTGCCCGCGATGCGGAGCAAGGTAATGCGCTTCGAGGTCGTGGATGAGGACGAGTGGCAGGCGCGGCTGAGGGGGATGCTGTATCGGGGAGAGGGTGAAGGGATTGGGCAAGCGAGCGCCTCGGCACCTCTCACCCGGAGGTGATCGGCAGGAAGTCCTGGCCGGAGTGGCCTCAATCTGTTACCCAGCCGCCTTCCGATTCTCAGGCTCGGAGTGATCATCATGGCATTTCATGGCAGGGGTTACGAAACTGGTCCCCGAAGACGGGTAACAAGCAGACACTGAGCGCTTGGAAGATCTGACGGCGGCTTTGGAGGGGCTCCCCTGGGAGCGATCCAACTGATGTGCAGCAACCCGGAGACAATCTCGGCCGGAGTGCCCCGACTCACGCGGGCTTTCTCCGTTCCGGTCGGGGCCTATCCCAACCTGGGCTACAATCCCACCGGCCCCATCGTTAACGGACCCATGTTGACCAACCAGAGGCCCAGCTTGGGGCCGGATATTCTGCAGAACGCCGAATTCTATCCCTCACGGATGGCCGAGTTCGCCCTGAGCTGGAAACGGATGGGAGACCAAATTCTTGGTGGTTGCTGCGCCTCGGGGCCCGAACACATCAGCGCCATGCGGCCGGTGATCATAAGGCAGACCAACGAGAAGGGGACAGTCACTTTCCTGTCCCGATCTACTACTACCGATTTTTCGTGGCTCGGCCCGGTCTCTTCATCCCAAAGAGATAGCCAGCAACGGCGGCCAGAATGGTTCCCCCTGTCCCATCGATATGTGATGTGACGCTTAGAATCACAGTTCCGCCGATGAGCCAGGCGAGACCCACAAACTGGATGACCCTTTGTCCTATTCCCTTCGGCTTTTTTCCCGGGCGGTGGCGAGTCCACAGGCCTCCCGCCAGCGCGCCCAGCATGAGGACCACCATTGTGATGATTACAATGCAGACGTGGGTCTCGTTCATTCTCACCCTCCCCCAAATTTGGCACCAAACGGACGCCCAATACGGAACTGTAGCGCATCATCCCGGACCATAGGTGGAGATCCGGATCGGACGATCAAGCGGCAGTCGGGCGACCGGGCCCCATAAAGAACTCCCGCATGGTAACCGAGTAGGGGACAGTCACGTTCCTGCCCCGTGCTCTGTGAAGTTACCCCTTCTTCTTGGGGCTCGCTGTAGTGCATTAGGTTCAGTCGTCCGAATGCTCAACGCAGAATTGGATATTGTAGTCCCCCATGATTCCTGGCCCTTCTACAGTCGGCTTGCCGTTACCAGAATACGGAAGCTTTAAGGAACCTTGAAAGAGCAACGAATCGTCTTGGGATATCTCTCCCACTACGACCGACGTCGCCTCCTTCGCTATCCCCAGAGCAGGCCCAAGAGGCCCGGCAAGGGTCCCGGGAATCGCCTTCAAAATAGGCAGGAGTTTCTCCCAAGCGTCCTTCCGGTTTACATCGAATACTTTGAATTGGATAGCGGTCAACTGCCTCGCTCGAACTTGGAACACTAGGTTATTCCACGCGCCAACACGGCACATGTCAAACGTGGGCGGAGGATCTTTCTGTTCATTTACGCCTTTCTTGCGATCAGCACGGACGTAATTCAGTTTCTCGTTTTTTTTAGGGTCGCATTCCCAATAGTCGACCGCGTTCGGCAAGATCACGTCCAGCTCGCCCGGTTTGCCGTCACGATCAACAAAGCGGAGTGCGGCCAAAAACCGGAAGTTGGCTTTGTTCCCCTTCAGAAGCTTTGGAAAGGTGAAGCCCGTGAGTCTAATTGTGTGCAGCATGCCTC is a window of Acidobacteriota bacterium DNA encoding:
- a CDS encoding restriction endonuclease subunit R — encoded protein: MLEEHPNLDTFDQTTGFWGRYVKTSLGNTIRLLRPLIILDEGHKAYSVNAKATLEGFNPCMIVELSATPAKGANVLVEILGREVNAEEMIKLDLHIRNKASSDWRDTLLESVAHRETLEAKAQLYEAESGTYIRPICVIQVERTGREQRKLGYVHTDDVRDYLLQHPGIGPEHIAVKTSTKDELKEVDDVGGLMSRDCPIRFIITKQALQEGWDCPFAYVLTILTNPMSKTGITQLVGRILRQPYARKTGVPFLDESYVFCFSRRGNELLKEVRKGFGLEGLQGLEGRVVSDIGGTRPTEKLATRQLAPYRAAARDLVLPAFMIWDVDGWRLVHYEADILSRLPWDDIDLSALANLKLDEGKGEDDLLRTNLTGEVRVPVPEVASGTYPGNLEDPDDADSANGGDPVDYFFAASHLLDLVPNPWRGRDLARRTFEALLEQYPAERVAANHVFVLEELRRTVEMERDRLSREVFRDLLESETMRFLVVAEDLDFNRLPAEIEVPKAKQANREDGSPYQRNPFDVVTEDDLNQFENKVATYLDQQARLFFWYRNRARKDYYVQGWRPRRIYADFIVTLRDDEPGADDGFRQVFVVETKGVHLKGSEDTEYKRSVFDICGEHARKADWAEFVPAMRSKVMRFEVVDEDEWQARLRGMLYRGEGEGIGQASASAPLTRR
- a CDS encoding DEAD/DEAH box helicase family protein, with the protein product MILKEYQKRTLATVQGFLEALATWREKDRAARSQDPEWGFDWVERAWSRTVAGRPYHPRRNGLGERLPAFCLKIPTGGGKTLLATRVIDLFNAHYRQSRRGLVLWIVPTTQIYNQTLKALKDRDHPYRQQLDLSSGQRTRIFEKTTAFGPRDVAENLCILLLMLPSANRKTKDTLRMFRDSGASTGSSPRTTIPPPTPNCWRNTPIWTPSTRPRASGAVTSRLPWATQFGCCGR